Genomic window (Ciona intestinalis unplaced genomic scaffold, KH HT001114.1, whole genome shotgun sequence):
TGTTGGTAATGTTTCGCCAATTTGGTGTTAACAATAGGAATGtgttgaagttgtaaaagctcaggttcgccgagcgccgagaTTCAAccaaaagctcggcacgagcttatgacgtcattaaggagaaaggcgtacgagaatacgTTCCTTTTTGGacgaaaagcgtcgctaattaaaatcatttagaaCACGTGGGTTGCGGTGAAAGAGAAGCTGTAATGCAgcactttgtattatttcaatataaaaaagtttaggaatttatggttttttattaaaaatccgTCTAATCAGATACgaaacattgggcgctcgtgttATACGATACCGACTGTAATTCGAGACGGGCAAATTCGCactgacgttgcgattcgtgaCCTCACGCCTGGCCACGGGTCTTTTAAATCCTTGGCAATATTGCCGACGTATTTTGAAAACCGTCGTCAACTGTACTTTTATACGAGTCTCCAGGGCTGTATGTCGTCATAGTCAACGCGCACGTTGTCGCGCGAAAATTGGTGCACCccaaaattaacaaagattgataaaaaaaatcgacGTCTAtgcgcgtgcaacattatagaaATAGCATAGGGCTCAGCGCTCAGCCAATTTTCAGCAGAGCATCAAAAATAGAGACGTTCGGGCACAAGCTTTTGAGTTCAGGCTTAACTCGGcactagggatgtgctgaagttgaaaaagctcgggttcgccgagcgccgagcttcaacgaaaagctcggcacgagcccgagcccgagcacctatgaaatcatcaaggagaaaggcgtacgagaatgcgttcctattcagccgaaaagcgccgctaatcaaaataatacagaacacgtggtttgcggttaaagacgCGTCTCGCTTTTCATAATTCctactgttgcaaaatgtaaaattcatacaaataatatttaattaatcaattatttataactgttacagCCAGTGGCACAACTAGCAAGTTTCTACGCAAGTTCATCTTGGATAATGTAACGgtatttacgtcagaataaacctttacgatcgttacatcacaaacgagattgttggaaaacaatcgtgttttattcgcttccatacgatctgtagtttgtgtataatttttgtttctgatgattagtttaatgcaggtaaattatgttaattttaattggtgcaaatataagagcgaggagcgacgctatcagtaaattagaaccaacataaattgtaatatgatattacaaagtatcgtcccggtcgagcttggacagaagccaaaaacaTCGTTGATGGCGCGCAGAGAACAGNNNNNNNNNNNNNNNNNNNNNNNNNNNNNNNNNNNNNNNNNNNNNNNNNNNNNNNNNNNNNNNNNNNNNNNNNNNNNNNNNNNNNNNNNNNNNNNNNNNNNNNNNNNNNNNNNNNNNNNNNNNNNNNNNNNNNNNNNNNNNNNNNNNNNNNNNNNNNNNNNNNNNatatttcattataaaaaagtctAAGAGTTTTGgcttttatgtaaaatgtgATACGAATacattgggcgctcgtgtaattcgacaacggctgtaattcgatacgggcaaattcgctgacgttgcgattcgttacttgcgagagagcaaattcacaacgaacgaaaaataattaaagagaaagctacgctgactagtctcgttatctCCTCgtagtagcttcacttttttttatttttaatatttttcgctctcgcgtgcaacattataacataaggctcggcgctcggcccagttttcagccgagcgccgagcgtcaaaaaaggagacgctcgggcacgagcttttgagttcgggctcggctcggcacatccctactCGGCACATCCTCATCACTAATACAATTTAGCatgcaaattttaaattaaaaacaacaagccATTAAATTTAGGATTCAGTAATTCAGATATAAAACCAAGTACAAGTAAACATGTTATACATTCCAAAACACACAAAGATATAAAGATTTTTACCCATTAAGTGTATGAGAAAACACAAGTACATCACCATCTAGTGTGGTAACAAGGACATAGATCGGATCGTCGCGAGAAGAAGGCGACAAGACGTCGAACATTAAGGCATCGGATGGTAACGAGAATGTGGTGATCGCATTTTTCTTTGGTTTTGTTGATCGGATTTGCCTGGAGATAAAAAAGGGGCATCACTTTCAATTTTAGATGTGTTTATGCTTAATTTGAATACAAGAGTCGAAGAGTGtatgattaatttttttttgctaagTGACTATTCATGCCCTGGAAAGGTCCTGCCAGATGGcagatgaaaataaaattaacatttttgcttttggttccaaaaaaaattgtattacattatgcctggtggCAATTAACAGAATATTTGTTGAACATCATTACAAATAAGAAACTTCTACaaataagttaccacataccaCATCCTACAAttccattattttaaatttacttttatagcaTAGAACTTGATACAGCAACTCATTACATTGCctttaaatttatgaaatgCTTATTGTTAGAGGTCGACCGATATATCGGTCCACCGATATTATTGGCATATATTTACGTTCTACCGCTAATCGGTATCAGTAAAAAAGTGTGATACTGTAAATAGTGCGAAGCACTGTGCGTCCTACTTGACTTTTATGTGCGCCGTAGTTTAGCCGCTACGTGCGTGCTACTTTAACGTCCATGTGCGTCGTAGTTAGGGATGCACTGCGTCGTagttagggatgcacattacagaataattaggtattctaggaaaTCCTAGAATACTTAATTTCGATTCTAGAATttcaaatctttttatatttataggaaaaaataatttttatccaCATAAGTTAGTTTATAGACTTTTTCAtagtagccttgttggatcatgaactgtaaaatgatcaaaaactgtattattgggtagtttttgcgtcatgaaacgtatagcatgctatgaaaagacgttgcgaaacgtttactctcaaAAGGTCCAACAaacccaaaaatatttttttttatatttcaaaaatttgttaatatagtgtatgagatgacgtgtaatgactaatgacatcattaaacagaataccgaatcccgtaattagattcgaatacaaaaggattcgaatctcacgaattctaaattctgtaatgtgcatccctagtcaCAGTTTGACTTTTATGTGCGCCGTAGTTTAGCCGTTAGGTAAGTGCTACTTTAACGTCcatgtgcgtcgtagtttgacctttgcTTGCGCCGTAGTTCGATTTTTACATGCATCTTAGTTTAATGTCCACGTGCGTCATTGTTTCACCTTTAGGTTGGTCTTAGTTAAACAATCATGTGCGTCGTGGTTTTCTAAGAACATGCATATGCATACCAACCTATTTTTTctataacttgtaataactTGAATACAGGTATTTTTACTattgaataaaacttttttcatttcataTGTTTCGCTATGATGACaaatattggtaaaattttGGTATCGGTATCAGcaaaagctaaaaatatcggtatcAGTGGAAATTATTGATATCAGTCGGTCTCTACCTATTATATTACATGAGGGTGTCATTCACACAGAGAATCATTTAAACTCGCTTACCAGGCATTCAGTGCGTGACCATCAGAGGCAGCAGAGAGAAAATAAGTTTCGTCAACAGCTTCAAGTGCTGTTGAATCGTGGCTAGAAATCTTGGCCGGCAATTCAACaaacaacatagaaatcacagGACTTAAATGTCCGTTGAACCTCTGaagataaagtttaaatactgACTATTGGTGTAATGGGCCGAATTTGCAACAGGAGTTGTAACAATGTGCAAATAAGCACATTTCAAGGTGCGACCTGCACTTTGTGCACGCACCCTATGAAAATGAGCACATTCAAAAAAAACGAGTACTACAGATTGTTCTGTGCTTATAGGTCTAATACAGTTACAGCAGCACGTATGAGAAATTGgaaatttaataaatcaaataaatcaTGTTATTTTACCCGAATAACTTCTTTAGTTTTAAGACTCCACAACTTAATGGTCTTTCCGGCAGAAAGCAAAGTTTTGCAGTGAGGTCCAACCTTGATACTGTGTACCTCCCATTTGTCAGCTTTCCATTTGCTAAGTTGGGTAAATGTAAATTTCTTATTTACATTAGCGAAGAGAAatgattaattttgttttaaacagaatgatggactaaaacaaaagaacaaaCCATTTGTGCTTGGAGTGTGATGCATCCCATTCAATAATATGGTGATCATTTGAACATGTGAAGAAAGTATTGTCGTCCGATTTCCAACATATATCGTTTATTCGTCCATTGTGGCCCCCAGTCTGTAATAATTAAGTATGAACTAATTATTGGACCAATTATTATGTAAATTATATAGAGAGATAAGGTTCTtcccgattgttatattatgaaacgtcataatttaaAGTTCTGTTGTTATAGGACAAGTAACGTAACAATTAAACGAAAAATGTTCCAATTCCTACCGAAAGAATGTAATAATGAATGCAACACGTGTTTTAACACTTTCTGTCTGGGTGCGTGTTTGCGGAAATGGGGTCTGTCATGACACCAAAACAACTCCCATGGTTgcagcagtttatttattttattataaaaaagtttaagagtttttggcattttatttaaaatcagataCAGAAACATTGCACGTTCATTTAATTGAACACCGGCTGTAATTCGATACGGGCAAATTTGCTGATGTTGCGATTCCttacttgcgagagagcaaattcacaacgaacaaGACATAATTAAAGAAAAGGCTACGCTGATTACTCTCGTTATCTCCTAGTAGCCTccctttttacatttttaatacttCTTGCaagcaacattatagcaatagcataaggctcggcgctctGCCCAGATTTAAGCCGACCGCAAACTTCTATAATAGCATGAAAACACCTAAAGTACCTTAAACTAACAAAATTGTActcaaaaattatttacttacaaagttacatacataagAACTCGTACGAGAGCTTCTATGGCAAGCATGAGGagaacatgaaaaaaaatcctttcAAGCATTAAAACATGAAGTATACTTTAACTTACAAACTTGCACACTAGGTCACCAGCAATATTGTCATACAACAAAGCATCTCCAACTTCCGTTCCAAGCGCAATATATTCAAAGTGAGGAGAAATGTTCTCAGATTTCCTTGCCTTCTTCTTTTTTGGTGTTGTAAGCTGtattgtaaaaaagtaaaagtaacctactttatcctcgcgtagccgaaaaacgacagtcgctataacacgggtttaacacctcgtgccagcttacgagttaccttgtatgttactttgtgggtgattatgttttgtggatttttttaattttaggtttttatgtatggctgataatttggacaacccattagtgaccactgggttggagcaattgccgttaagtgtcttgcccaaggacacatatgcccacaatggtagcaatgtcaagccttgaacccaaaacctctgggttacaggcagccgcgctaaccactttgccacagcgccggACTATATGAACAGTAAGATTTATGATAATGTGGCACTCGTAATTGGCCACACCCAACAAGAAATTTAGGCTAATAATGCTAACTTAAGCGAGATTGTAGAAACTAAACTTTTTACTGAACATGTTAAACAGGCACATAGGTAATATGTATAGGCTATATCTATAGTACAACTATCATTATGCTTAATCAGGTGATATGAggatgttatatatatatttattttttatactttgtcATTGTTACGATGGTGTGCTATTTTCCATGATAAACAAGTGAATGTAGCAGTCAGATGGCTGGCTGGTGTGAACTGGTGTCTCTCCACCCCGCTCTTCACGTCCCAAACATGCAACACGCCATCCAATGAACATAAGGCTAATTTATCTTCACCCGAAAATGCGGCTTTGCAGCGACCTACCGCTGCCATTGGATTGGATTTCTAgcctaattttaaattaaaaatgaattaataagtgtttttgaaaatgtacatgcggtttttaatatactttaacTGGCTACACATTTTCAATGTGTTATTATTAAAGTTCTCTGCGTGTTTTACATGATTTTATGGTTTATCATAGTTTTTGCGAcattcaaaatttaatttataaaaaaataatcctaAACATAGTAAAAACCCTGCCTTTATACAAACCATCTAAATTCACACGTGCAACATAAGAAAATTTCCCCTTAGCTCTTTGTCGCCCCCATCTGggcataaataatatttgcaaTCTATTGAAAGGGCAACAATTCTTATTTAGTTGCgcaaattaattataaaaaatacgttgaaataattaaatagcagcttctgtattatatatgtacTCTTTTTACGCATTTTTATTATAGTCTATATTCTATAGTGAATATAACTATAATATTTAACGTTTGTCACATGGCACAATAACAATCGGAATTTAACCTCGCGCTATCGCAGCATTGTTCGTTACCTGGCAGATGTAGTTTTAGTAAAGTTGTACAAAATCCGCTCTTTACAGTTCGCCCGGTAGTTCCTAGGAAAATTTCCTGTTCTTATTCacacagttaaaaacaaatatgaatGACAACAAGTGGATTACTGTGTTTGGGTATTGCTAACTTATGTTATGTAATCAAAATGACAATGACAGATTTacaatttgttgtttgtttaacagtAGCGTACTTATAGATATGATTGACATGAATAGGAATACGGCATTTGCAATAGCTGGAATTTGTGGAACTGCATTTCTAGGATATTGTGTTTACTTTGACCGAAAACGAAGAAATGACCcagattttaaaaagaaactaCTAGAAAgtatgtgtttaatatttttgggCCACATTTCTCTGTATTGCAAAGCAACCTGATGCACTAAACTTCTGTAGTTTATTTAGACATTTacatgtaataaatataaaataatcgtctttttttatttcagaaagAAAGCAGTGGCAAACAAAGTCAAGTGGTGGAAATACTACTGTAGTGAGTCCTGTAAATCTTTACAAAGCCTATTAAAACtacaactttttgtttactgtttttaaacaccgggttttttcaaacaatttttgttttatagatgCCAGACTTGCGTGATGTAGAGGCAGTCCAGAAATTCTTTCTCAAAGAGGTCCAGCTTGGTGAAGAATTACTCGCAAGCGGTGACCATGAGGGTGGTGTTGAACATCTTACCAACGCTGTTGCCGTTTGTGGACAACCCCAACAGCTCCTACAAGTCTTACAGCAGACACTTCCACAACCAGTGTTTGCCATGTTGCTCGAAAAACTTCCCTCCATAAGTCAGGTATAAATTAATGCATGTATTGATTTTTACTACTAGAAATAGAAACatgctgttttaaatgtatttcacAGTAGGACCTcagatttatgccagagttggctcagtACCTGGACACCCAACGTGCTACAACCCACTAGTAATCACAGGGGTCGTGCAATGTCCCATAAGTGTGGACACATAGGTTGCTATTTAATTTACAGTacatacattattttacaaagtattacaaatatttatctttacagAGATTGGCTACCTCGCCTGCTATGTCTTCTGCTGTTCCCAAACCAGAGGAACCATCATCTGCAACTATTACTGACGTTGATGATTTAGAGTGAAATATAAACTGTGTTACAACTTTATACAACAGATGGGCAACAGGCCTTATTTTTAAGCGGACATACACTGCATAACTTTACTTAAACATATGTACAAATCTTTAATTTGATAAATcatgatttaaaatttaacagaatTTGTACGAGCAACAattcatttattgttaaataaaaacacatacgGACTCAAAAGCAAAGCTTTGAATGTAGAAAGCAGAGAAAAATGTTCCCCAGATTTCAGTTTGACAAACTATTATCATACATCAAGGCAGGAGATAACTAGAAGTACCTTTTTGAGCAGCATTAATAAAAAGGAGAATGGTTCATGTTCATTTAGCAATTAAAAACCAATGATATAGGAAACTGTCCTTGGTGAGTTGTtaaccttttaaaattaagttaaagaATAAATAGTTCATTATACAAACAGATAAGTAATACCCAGATTCAAAGAGCAAAAAAAACGTTGTAAATCTATCATTTTTTCTTGCTGGCTTTGGTCCTTGTTGGTTTTGGTTTCTTACCACTGAACATATTAGCCAGCATTCCTGCCATGTCTGGCATTTGACTTTGACCAGGATTAAATTTTTTCATTGATTCTTCCATCTCCTTTTGGAACTCAGGGTCTTGTGTGTTCATTAATTTAGGCAGGACAACCAACATTAGCATGGGTAATACCATCATTAAAACCTACAAGGCAATTTCGTTAGATTGTATCTTAATGTATAGGTTTAATGATTAGTCTTGCATATTAAAGTTCAAGTATTTTCATAATTAAACCTGAAAagcagaaataaaattaagttttcttCAGTATCTTAGAAACTACAAACGATCAAaattgagtgatttttttatgggaaatcccatgcattgcgccacaacctatttttttctaatggaACCTTTAGATCAGATTTGaacatatctatcaatacacaaattttgaatttttcttGACATACTCCCAAGTTTATAGATGTagatttttaatgtttaatctGACACATTAAAGTTATGGCTGTCAATTGATAACTTGCATCTAATAGATAGACCCAAAGAACTGTTTGGTGATATTGTCCAATTGGTCCCAACCATttgctgaaaaaaataatttttcttacCATTGGGTTTTTAAGCATATCGAAAATGCTAAATTTTTCCCTTGTCTGAAAGTATTTTACCAAACCAAGTGGTTTTAAATCAAGTGGGTACTTGACCAATGATACTGAGCTTGGTTTCAAATTGTTCAGTTTTCTTGCACGGACGTTACCCTTAGAAGAAACATCTACTCGCACAGGCTCAAACATATACTTTGGAGATAAGACTTCAATAACATAAGATCCAGACTGGACATTGTGGAATGTGAACGAACCATCTGGTCTAaaaagtacaatttttgaaacagatTAGCCATTTAATAAAGAATCAGTACAacatatctaaaaaaaatttttttatggcACACAgagaacaaaattttaaaacttttgtaattACTCTGTCGctaaaggataaataagcttgAAATCATTCATCaccatgtgtttatacaaCAGCAAAGTACAAATTGGTgctattataaataaactattaaGTTAGCATAAAAACTACAATATATCAAACAAAAATACCTTTTATAGCTAATGGAGAATACAACGATTATGTctcaaaaacaaaacttacttaATAAAACTTCTGTACAGTCCGCCGTCCATTACCAAATTTGTTTCTGCAAAAGCATCACCACTGGGAAGGTACACACGGCCATTGACTTTATAAGATTCACATATTAAAGGAGATAATACAATCAGTACAAAACTAAGAACTATCTTTAACATTATTGCACACCGTGTATCTACAAAACGGTTAGTTTAATTAACAGTCTCTTTTGTTCCTATAAGCGCCTAAACTACTGATAAACTTAACGTAACAACTTTAAACAATAGAAACTTCGGTTATACAATTACAGCGTAAAAGTGACGTCAAATGCCGTCACCGATTCAACTTATAAAGATAGGAGAGCGCTGATTTTGAGCAGTTACGCGTTCTAGGCACAGAattaaaaagaatagaacgcgcatctctaatgtcgccaaaggagagaggtgatacactctctttCTTTCGCgagtcgttcccgtttactattgtagttaATGGAAgccagggcgttttatgtagtttctcttcgttttttgacttaatttacatttatagggaaaaataactatttccaagtatatatatatatatatttctaacaaatcgtttgtttgaatgtttttaattaaattgattaaataatgaaatttcctaaacaagcgctaaactgtaagcgttaacttaccaaataaataaactggcctaataaacttgaataggtggtgtagtttttgaaataaacaactgAAACCTACTAAAACCACTGTGTGCCCatattttacaatggagacaaagcgaaatggggacggatttggcggtcacgtgaatagaaaaagaatatatcaggTTTTTGGGCATTTGCGCgttttactcttttttatttctgagaaataaaaaaagagtaaaacGCGCAATTAACTGCCTAAAACCGTgatacattgtttttttctattcacgtgaccgtccactccgtccccatttcgcttggtcttcattgtaaaagataggcgcacagtggttttaggaggttttagccAGAGCCatatagaaataccgagtagagTAGTACACCAacccagagccatagaaataccgagtagtccaacccactgttacgtaaaacacaaattgaacggcaatttgggtccaaaataacacagtaggtatagggaaaatgtatgtttttgggtaaattacagaaaaacttgggcctaaaaacaaatttaaaggttgaaaaatgtaaaaaacatgtgttatttgttttctgtgtcaaaaaaagtcaaaaattagaattagaagcggttgatttgagacattttagtcatttaatgcggctaaatttatacattttttctaaaaaatgtttggtaaggtaaatagaagctgttttacaccttcccacaataggaaaacacaaacaaaacttaacaaattcgttta
Coding sequences:
- the LOC100183146 gene encoding mitochondrial import receptor subunit TOM20 homolog — protein: MIDMNRNTAFAIAGICGTAFLGYCVYFDRKRRNDPDFKKKLLEKRKQWQTKSSGGNTTVMPDLRDVEAVQKFFLKEVQLGEELLASGDHEGGVEHLTNAVAVCGQPQQLLQVLQQTLPQPVFAMLLEKLPSISQRLATSPAMSSAVPKPEEPSSATITDVDDLE
- the LOC100180785 gene encoding ER membrane protein complex subunit 7, with the translated sequence MLKIVLSFVLIVLSPLICESYKVNGRVYLPSGDAFAETNLVMDGGLYRSFIKPDGSFTFHNVQSGSYVIEVLSPKYMFEPVRVDVSSKGNVRARKLNNLKPSSVSLVKYPLDLKPLGLVKYFQTREKFSIFDMLKNPMVLMMVLPMLMLVVLPKLMNTQDPEFQKEMEESMKKFNPGQSQMPDMAGMLANMFSGKKPKPTRTKASKKK